One Pseudodesulfovibrio senegalensis DNA segment encodes these proteins:
- a CDS encoding DNA internalization-related competence protein ComEC/Rec2, whose protein sequence is MAHGRSSITLQTDLPGLLPWQVFFLSLVFGVMAVRYPVAALVAWFCLGAVDHLLRYGRFFSGRWWACLLLALLSGFVVGTLSLPAPAPPVPEWMEQRRMVTLSGVVDQVVTRPEHKLKIVLEDIACIVPQGERETLAGKLVWTWQYPGHRPEPGQRVRLHVRPRPVRGFRNAGVWDYAWYWRLRGVYWQAWTRGKRNAPQWGPAPQNVSWAVREKVGMTVRTAVPETQGGALVHALLTGDRSQLSTKTVRAMRRAGLSHTLALSGLHVGFMALMGVGLAFMGGWVWPDIYLHVPRPRLAVLLAAPLVFFYVWLGQPSASLLRAGIMFGFWGALLWAGRGRVLLDGLFAALAVLVLFDPTSVFDLSMQMSGVAVAGIAVLFPLSLHMLPSGHGLFSRVFRWAGALLCISVCANLALLPLLSWNFGMVALNPLLNLVWIPLLGCAVMPLGVLGTLCSLVFGWTLPLVFSARIADGMLKMLYYAGDSGFSPLVAVLRPLWPEILGFALLMLGMLIAVRRAGHRSLPVMGVAGLVLLVGPHWQVAMHDAQDRASLTMLDVGQGQAVLVSLPGGRRYLVDGGGTASRTFDIGEAVVGPFLSGGRAPRLEGVLLSHSDYDHSQGLCHILEYFDVNVLYANRPLPSGSTGQRMQAAVSRAGLVARGLYAGGRIELGNGYSFECFNPVGDSVSASVNDRSQVVRLECEGRGLALLCGDVESPVLERLARGTNDLRCSVLVVPHHGSRGSLAPAFYDVVGARYAVCSCGYLNRYGFPAKDVVRALQRRGTALWTTADCGMIRVTWPRGNAGNMNMWFEAGAGVK, encoded by the coding sequence ATGGCCCATGGCCGTTCTTCCATAACGTTGCAAACGGACCTGCCCGGGCTGCTGCCTTGGCAGGTCTTTTTTTTGTCGTTGGTGTTTGGCGTCATGGCTGTTCGGTATCCTGTTGCCGCTCTCGTCGCCTGGTTTTGCCTTGGAGCAGTGGACCATTTGTTGCGGTACGGCCGTTTTTTTTCGGGCCGGTGGTGGGCGTGTCTGTTGCTGGCGTTGCTGTCCGGTTTTGTTGTCGGCACCCTGTCATTGCCTGCTCCTGCGCCGCCTGTTCCCGAATGGATGGAGCAACGCCGTATGGTTACGCTTTCCGGTGTTGTTGATCAGGTGGTGACCCGCCCGGAGCACAAACTGAAGATCGTGCTTGAGGATATCGCATGCATTGTGCCGCAGGGGGAGCGGGAAACACTTGCCGGGAAGTTGGTCTGGACGTGGCAATATCCCGGGCATCGGCCCGAACCCGGGCAGCGTGTGCGTTTACATGTTCGGCCGCGTCCGGTGCGTGGGTTTCGTAACGCGGGCGTGTGGGATTATGCGTGGTACTGGCGGTTGCGCGGAGTTTACTGGCAGGCGTGGACCCGGGGGAAGCGCAATGCTCCACAATGGGGACCGGCTCCGCAAAATGTTTCATGGGCTGTTCGGGAGAAGGTCGGCATGACGGTGCGTACCGCCGTGCCCGAAACGCAGGGCGGGGCCTTGGTGCATGCCCTGCTGACCGGGGACAGAAGCCAACTGAGCACAAAAACGGTTCGGGCCATGCGCCGGGCCGGACTTTCGCATACCCTTGCCCTTTCCGGCCTGCATGTGGGGTTCATGGCACTCATGGGTGTGGGGCTTGCCTTCATGGGGGGATGGGTTTGGCCGGATATCTATCTGCATGTGCCACGGCCCCGTCTGGCCGTTCTCCTGGCTGCGCCACTGGTGTTTTTTTATGTCTGGCTTGGCCAGCCTTCAGCGTCCCTGTTGCGGGCTGGGATCATGTTTGGCTTTTGGGGAGCCCTGTTGTGGGCCGGTCGTGGCCGCGTATTGCTGGACGGACTGTTTGCGGCTCTGGCCGTGCTTGTTCTGTTCGATCCCACGTCCGTTTTCGATTTGAGCATGCAAATGTCCGGCGTTGCCGTGGCAGGTATCGCCGTATTGTTTCCGTTGTCGTTGCACATGCTGCCTTCGGGGCATGGCCTTTTCTCGCGCGTGTTCCGTTGGGCCGGGGCCCTTCTGTGCATCAGCGTTTGCGCCAATCTTGCCTTGTTGCCGCTCCTCTCGTGGAATTTCGGCATGGTGGCGCTCAATCCTTTGTTGAATCTGGTCTGGATTCCGCTTCTTGGATGTGCGGTCATGCCGCTGGGGGTGCTTGGAACCCTTTGTTCGCTTGTTTTCGGGTGGACTCTGCCATTGGTTTTTTCTGCGCGGATAGCCGACGGCATGCTGAAAATGTTATACTATGCGGGAGATTCGGGTTTTTCTCCTCTGGTGGCAGTGTTGCGTCCTCTCTGGCCTGAAATTCTGGGATTTGCCTTGTTGATGCTCGGAATGCTGATTGCCGTGCGCCGTGCCGGACACAGGAGTTTGCCGGTCATGGGGGTGGCCGGGCTTGTGCTGCTGGTCGGTCCCCATTGGCAGGTTGCCATGCACGATGCGCAGGATAGGGCGAGTCTGACCATGCTGGACGTGGGGCAGGGACAGGCCGTGTTGGTGTCGTTGCCCGGTGGACGGCGGTATCTCGTGGATGGGGGCGGTACTGCCAGCCGCACTTTTGACATCGGCGAGGCGGTGGTCGGTCCTTTCCTTTCCGGTGGTCGCGCGCCTCGGTTGGAAGGCGTATTGTTGTCCCATTCCGACTATGACCACTCGCAGGGGTTGTGTCACATTCTCGAATATTTTGATGTGAACGTGCTGTACGCCAATAGGCCGTTGCCTTCCGGAAGCACCGGGCAGCGCATGCAGGCCGCTGTCAGCAGGGCCGGGCTGGTTGCCCGGGGCCTGTATGCCGGTGGGCGCATTGAACTCGGCAACGGCTATTCTTTTGAGTGTTTCAATCCGGTGGGCGACTCCGTATCGGCTTCGGTCAATGACCGTTCTCAGGTTGTGCGTCTGGAGTGCGAAGGGCGGGGACTGGCTCTTTTGTGTGGCGACGTGGAATCACCGGTGTTGGAGAGGCTGGCCCGTGGGACGAATGATTTGAGGTGTTCTGTTCTGGTTGTGCCGCATCACGGCAGCAGGGGCAGCTTGGCCCCTGCGTTTTATGACGTGGTGGGGGCGCGATACGCTGTCTGTTCATGCGGGTATCTCAATCGGTATGGTTTTCCAGCAAAGGATGTTGTCCGCGCATTGCAGCGGCGAGGTACTGCATTGTGGACCACGGCGGATTGCGGCATGATTCGGGTAACGTGGCCACGGGGCAATGCCGGGAACATGAACATGTGGTTCGAGGCCGGGGCAGGAGTCAAATAA